DNA from Pseudodesulfovibrio senegalensis:
ACCCGGTCATCGCTCCGATCATGCCCCGGTACATGGAGCTGCGCGAGCAGGAACATCAGGACCTGATGCAGGCGCTGGCCTCGGGCGATCCCCAACAGGTGGCCCTGCTCGGGCATCGGCTCAAGGGGACCGGGGCGTCCTACGGCATGGACATGCTCACTGAACTGGGAACCCAGCTGGAGCAGGCCGGACAGACCGCGGATCTGCAGACCGCCGAAGTCGTGGCCCGGCGCATCCGCATGTTTCTGGACCGCATCGAGCTCGTCTATCCGGAGGGCGCACCGTGAACGTGCTCATGCT
Protein-coding regions in this window:
- a CDS encoding Hpt domain-containing protein is translated as MKDKYVIVVDPVIAPIMPRYMELREQEHQDLMQALASGDPQQVALLGHRLKGTGASYGMDMLTELGTQLEQAGQTADLQTAEVVARRIRMFLDRIELVYPEGAP